A genomic segment from Aegilops tauschii subsp. strangulata cultivar AL8/78 chromosome 1, Aet v6.0, whole genome shotgun sequence encodes:
- the LOC109733805 gene encoding jacalin-related lectin 19 isoform X1 translates to MQQQLPPPPQRKMVASKKLMKVGPWGGTGGNPWDDGGHTGIRGVTLSYDHRCVVSIAVEYDRSGLAVPGERHGGAGGNHTTQIKLSFPDEHLTAVSGRYGAVAPGGSPVIRSLAFRTERAAYGPFGAAEGTPFEFAVEGGVIVGFCGRSGWQLDAVGMYVAPLRPEKLYDKVHHLGLMAYRSVMHRLGPAPAPPQDELPEARVQHQRQNGSVVQTSRKNY, encoded by the exons ATG CAGCAgcagctgccgccgccgccgcagaggAAGATGGTCGCGTCAAAGAAGCTCATGAAGGTCGGGCCATGGGGCGGCACCGGCGGGAACCCGTGGGACGACGGCGGGCACACCGGGATCCGCGGCGTCACACTGTCGTACGACCACCGCTGCGTCGTCTCCATCGCCGTGGAGTACGACAGGAGCGGCCTCGCCGTCCCTGGCGAGCGgcacggcggcgccggcggcaaCCACACCACCCAG ATCAAGCTGAGCTTCCCGGACGAGCACCTGACGGCCGTGAGCGGGCGGTACGGCGCGGTGGCGCCCGGCGGCTCGCCGGTGATCCGGTCGCTGGCGTTCAGGACGGAGCGCGCGGCGTACGGGCCGTTCGGCGCCGCCGAGGGCACGCCGTTCGAGTTCGCGGTGGAGGGGGGCGTGATCGTGGGGTTCTGCGGGCGGAGCGGCTGGCAGCTGGACGCCGTCGGGATGTACGTGGCGCCGCTGCGGCCGGAGAAGCTGTACGACAAGGTGCATCACCTGGGGCTCATGGCCTACCGCTCGGTCATGCACCGGCtcgggccggcgccggcgccgccgcagGACGAGCTGCCGGAGGCGAGAGTTCAGCATCAGCGTCAGAACGGCAGTGTGGTTCAGACAAGTCGCAAGAATTACTAG
- the LOC109733805 gene encoding jacalin-related lectin 19 isoform X2 has protein sequence MQQLPPPPQRKMVASKKLMKVGPWGGTGGNPWDDGGHTGIRGVTLSYDHRCVVSIAVEYDRSGLAVPGERHGGAGGNHTTQIKLSFPDEHLTAVSGRYGAVAPGGSPVIRSLAFRTERAAYGPFGAAEGTPFEFAVEGGVIVGFCGRSGWQLDAVGMYVAPLRPEKLYDKVHHLGLMAYRSVMHRLGPAPAPPQDELPEARVQHQRQNGSVVQTSRKNY, from the exons ATG CAgcagctgccgccgccgccgcagaggAAGATGGTCGCGTCAAAGAAGCTCATGAAGGTCGGGCCATGGGGCGGCACCGGCGGGAACCCGTGGGACGACGGCGGGCACACCGGGATCCGCGGCGTCACACTGTCGTACGACCACCGCTGCGTCGTCTCCATCGCCGTGGAGTACGACAGGAGCGGCCTCGCCGTCCCTGGCGAGCGgcacggcggcgccggcggcaaCCACACCACCCAG ATCAAGCTGAGCTTCCCGGACGAGCACCTGACGGCCGTGAGCGGGCGGTACGGCGCGGTGGCGCCCGGCGGCTCGCCGGTGATCCGGTCGCTGGCGTTCAGGACGGAGCGCGCGGCGTACGGGCCGTTCGGCGCCGCCGAGGGCACGCCGTTCGAGTTCGCGGTGGAGGGGGGCGTGATCGTGGGGTTCTGCGGGCGGAGCGGCTGGCAGCTGGACGCCGTCGGGATGTACGTGGCGCCGCTGCGGCCGGAGAAGCTGTACGACAAGGTGCATCACCTGGGGCTCATGGCCTACCGCTCGGTCATGCACCGGCtcgggccggcgccggcgccgccgcagGACGAGCTGCCGGAGGCGAGAGTTCAGCATCAGCGTCAGAACGGCAGTGTGGTTCAGACAAGTCGCAAGAATTACTAG
- the LOC109733807 gene encoding large ribosomal subunit protein eL28z, with protein MTTVPGSLVWELVKKNNCFLIKQFGNSNAKVQFSKEPNNLYNVHSYKFSGLANSKTVAVQPSAGEDKAVVLSTTKTKKQNTPAKLQHKTLMRKEFRKMAKSVKNQVCDNYYRPDLTKPALARLSAVYRSLQVSKSGIKKKNRQPTKL; from the exons ATGACTACCGTTCCGGGGTCTCTGGTGTGGGAGCTCGTGAAGAAAAACAACTGCTTCTTGATCAAGCAGTTCGGCAACAGCAACGCCAAGGTGCAGTTCAGCAAGGAGCCAAACAACCTCTACAATGTCCACTCCTACAAGTTCTCTG GCTTGGCGAACAGCAAGACCGTGGCGGTCCAGCCATCAGCGGGAGAGGACAAGGCTGTCGTCCTGTCCACGACCAAGACCAAGAAGCAGAACACCCCTGCCAAGCTCCAGCACAAGACTCTGATGCGCAAGGAGTTCCGCAAGATGGCCAAGTCCGTCAAGAACCAG GTCTGCGACAACTACTACAGGCCTGATCTGACCAAGCCGGCCCTTGCAAGGCTGAGTGCCGTGTACCGCAGCCTCCAGGTTTCCAAGTCTGGAATCAAGAAGAAGAACAGGCAGCCAACTAAGCTGTAA